A window from Candidatus Gracilibacteria bacterium encodes these proteins:
- a CDS encoding DUF3467 domain-containing protein, which yields MSDANQNQNAGAQGAQGQQQLQVKVPDEVQKGTYSNAVSVNVNSNEVVLDFGYLLPNTPAPIIEVVSRVNMNQRTAESFLNVLAGAMEDFKKKQAQQAAAAPAPMAPAAPVMEAPAPMGPAPMGPAPMGPMPEAPMPPYPTNA from the coding sequence ATGTCCGACGCAAACCAAAACCAAAATGCCGGCGCTCAAGGCGCTCAAGGCCAGCAACAACTTCAGGTCAAAGTGCCTGATGAAGTCCAAAAAGGAACTTACTCCAATGCCGTTTCCGTTAATGTGAACTCCAATGAAGTGGTTCTGGATTTTGGATATTTACTGCCCAATACTCCTGCTCCTATTATTGAAGTGGTGAGTCGGGTCAACATGAACCAACGCACGGCGGAATCTTTCCTCAATGTGCTTGCGGGTGCCATGGAGGACTTTAAAAAGAAGCAAGCTCAACAAGCTGCTGCCGCTCCTGCGCCGATGGCTCCTGCTGCTCCTGTTATGGAAGCTCCTGCTCCAATGGGTCCAGCACCGATGGGACCTGCTCCAATGGGACCGATGCCGGAAGCACCTATGCCTCCATATCCCACTAACGCCTAG
- a CDS encoding glycine--tRNA ligase: MSTMDEVISLCKRRGFVYPGSEIYGGLANTWDYGPYGAVLKRNIVNLWWKSFIEDRDDMLALDSAILMNPRVWEASGHIANFADPLMDCKNCKERVRGDKILEEHLKETIAGLSNQEIYARIMDAKIPCPKCGKVNWTEPRAFNLMFKTYQGVVEDTAEQIYLRPETAQGIFVNFKNILDSMRVRLPFGVGQVGKSFRNEITPGNFIFRTREFEQMEIEYFVRPEDSERAFDQWVEDFKQFFVALGIPENKLRLRYHEKDELSHYSSKTVDFEYEYPFGWGELMGIAHRGSFDLDQHSKFSGEKLQYRDPVSNEVFVPHTVEPALGLTRSVLIVLLSAYEEQELEGGEKRTVMHFAPALAPVQVAVFPLQKQQSEAASKLYKSLKKSFRSEYDESGAIGKRYRRQDEIGTPFCVTYDFQSDDDAAVTVRERDSMKQERVKMEDLEAYLSKRLL, from the coding sequence ATGTCGACCATGGATGAAGTCATCTCTTTGTGCAAGCGACGGGGCTTTGTGTACCCGGGCAGTGAAATTTATGGGGGTCTTGCGAATACTTGGGATTATGGACCGTACGGGGCCGTGCTCAAGCGCAACATCGTGAATTTGTGGTGGAAGTCGTTTATTGAAGATCGGGACGATATGCTCGCGCTCGACAGTGCGATTTTGATGAATCCCCGTGTGTGGGAAGCCAGCGGGCATATTGCCAACTTTGCGGACCCTTTGATGGATTGTAAAAACTGTAAAGAACGAGTGCGAGGAGATAAAATCCTGGAAGAGCATTTAAAAGAGACGATTGCGGGGCTCAGCAACCAAGAGATCTATGCACGGATTATGGATGCTAAAATTCCGTGCCCCAAATGTGGCAAGGTGAATTGGACGGAGCCGCGTGCTTTTAACCTGATGTTCAAGACTTACCAAGGGGTGGTGGAGGATACGGCGGAGCAAATTTATTTGAGACCGGAGACCGCGCAGGGGATTTTTGTGAATTTCAAAAACATTTTGGATTCGATGCGGGTTCGGTTGCCGTTTGGAGTGGGACAGGTTGGGAAGTCTTTCCGTAATGAAATCACTCCCGGGAATTTTATTTTCCGCACGCGTGAATTTGAGCAAATGGAGATTGAATATTTTGTGAGACCGGAGGATTCGGAACGAGCTTTTGACCAATGGGTGGAGGATTTTAAACAGTTTTTTGTGGCTTTGGGGATTCCCGAAAACAAATTGAGACTTCGTTATCATGAAAAGGATGAACTTTCGCATTATTCCTCCAAAACCGTGGATTTTGAGTACGAGTACCCCTTTGGATGGGGTGAATTGATGGGTATTGCGCATCGTGGCTCGTTTGACCTGGATCAACACAGCAAATTCTCCGGTGAAAAATTGCAGTATCGAGACCCCGTCAGTAATGAGGTTTTTGTACCTCATACCGTGGAACCCGCCCTTGGTCTGACTCGAAGCGTCTTGATTGTGCTTTTGAGTGCTTACGAAGAACAGGAATTGGAGGGTGGTGAAAAACGAACCGTGATGCATTTTGCCCCGGCTTTGGCTCCGGTGCAGGTGGCCGTTTTCCCCCTGCAAAAACAACAGAGTGAAGCCGCAAGCAAGCTCTACAAATCGCTCAAAAAATCTTTCCGCTCCGAATACGATGAAAGCGGTGCCATTGGTAAACGCTATCGCCGTCAGGATGAAATTGGGACCCCTTTCTGTGTGACTTACGACTTTCAGTCCGATGACGATGCTGCGGTGACCGTTCGCGAACGGGACAGTATGAAACAGGAGCGCGTGAAGATGGAGGATTTGGAAGCTTATTTGAGCAAGCGGCTGTTGTAA
- a CDS encoding GerMN domain-containing protein — protein MKKYLLIAGLLLLSACQSEEIDETPIEDPITEEPAVEEPIVLTYIKLEDDGATGMPVGCGDSSIAVEMDPQPILTLEGEEKVEWVLEELFSNEDWEETGLYNALDESALTVDSVSIEGDILTVALSGELLLGGTCDDPRAHAQITKTIEANSGDLDYSTLLVTLNGQDLSIYLSGKGE, from the coding sequence ATGAAAAAATATCTCCTTATTGCCGGACTCCTTCTCTTGAGCGCTTGTCAAAGCGAAGAGATTGATGAAACCCCTATTGAAGACCCCATTACAGAAGAACCCGCTGTGGAGGAACCCATCGTGCTTACTTATATTAAGTTGGAAGACGATGGCGCCACCGGCATGCCCGTAGGCTGCGGAGATTCTTCCATTGCTGTGGAAATGGACCCCCAACCCATCCTGACCTTGGAAGGTGAAGAAAAAGTGGAGTGGGTTTTGGAGGAATTGTTCAGCAACGAAGATTGGGAAGAAACCGGTTTATACAATGCCTTGGATGAATCCGCCCTCACCGTAGATAGCGTCAGCATCGAAGGAGACATCCTCACGGTTGCGCTCTCCGGAGAGTTGCTGCTTGGCGGTACCTGTGACGACCCAAGAGCCCATGCTCAAATCACAAAAACGATTGAAGCCAATAGTGGAGACCTGGATTACAGCACACTCTTGGTGACGCTCAATGGCCAGGATCTCAGTATTTACCTCAGTGGAAAGGGTGAATAA